From the genome of Rhizobium sp. NXC24, one region includes:
- the otnK gene encoding 3-oxo-tetronate kinase, producing the protein MGILLGVIADDFTGATDIASILVREGMRTVMSIGVPAPAFDVHDADAVVVALKSRTAPVSEAVAQSLGALQWLRTHGAEQIFFKYCSTFDSTAQGNIGPVADALSDALDAKIAVVCPAFPKNGRTVFNGHLFVGRQLLQDSPMKDHPLTPMRRSDLVSLMAEQSAHDVGLVPHEVVSAGDAAIAEAFAGLTETGQRYAVTDAIHDEHLRSIGRAVRGHKLVTGGSALAMGLPANFGISPRKPVERAYGSSTPPRAAILAGSCSAATRQQLARARALWPSRRIDLDAIAEKHPVVEEAISWAKSQPVDRPVVIYGSADPDEVEENQAKYGREQAGAMMEHTLAAIAEGLVADGVSRLLVAGGETSGAVISALKIQGLSIGVEIAPGVPWTTTLSDRPLQVALKSGNFGGPDFFERALDIIA; encoded by the coding sequence ATGGGTATTCTTCTTGGCGTCATAGCCGACGACTTCACCGGGGCAACTGATATCGCCAGCATTCTCGTACGCGAAGGAATGCGGACGGTGATGTCGATCGGCGTTCCCGCGCCGGCATTCGACGTTCACGACGCCGATGCTGTCGTCGTTGCGCTAAAATCCCGGACCGCTCCCGTCTCGGAAGCTGTCGCGCAATCGCTCGGTGCCCTTCAGTGGCTGCGGACACACGGCGCCGAGCAGATTTTCTTTAAATACTGCTCGACATTCGACTCTACCGCCCAGGGCAATATCGGTCCCGTCGCGGATGCCTTGAGCGACGCGCTTGATGCGAAGATCGCGGTAGTCTGTCCTGCCTTCCCGAAGAACGGGCGGACGGTGTTCAACGGGCATCTTTTCGTCGGCCGCCAGCTATTGCAGGATTCGCCGATGAAGGACCATCCGTTGACGCCGATGCGCCGTTCCGACCTCGTCTCGCTGATGGCGGAACAGTCGGCCCACGATGTTGGTCTCGTTCCTCATGAGGTCGTCTCTGCGGGCGATGCCGCGATTGCGGAAGCTTTTGCCGGTCTCACAGAGACCGGACAACGCTACGCCGTTACGGACGCGATCCATGACGAGCATCTCCGGTCCATCGGACGCGCCGTGCGCGGTCACAAGCTCGTAACCGGCGGCTCGGCGCTCGCCATGGGCCTGCCAGCCAATTTCGGCATTTCGCCGCGCAAGCCGGTCGAACGCGCCTATGGATCCTCGACGCCGCCACGAGCGGCAATCCTCGCCGGCAGTTGCTCCGCCGCCACGCGCCAGCAGCTTGCCAGGGCTAGGGCACTTTGGCCGAGCCGCAGGATCGACCTGGACGCCATAGCCGAAAAGCATCCCGTCGTGGAGGAGGCCATTTCCTGGGCGAAAAGCCAGCCTGTCGACCGGCCGGTCGTGATCTACGGATCTGCCGATCCCGATGAGGTTGAGGAAAACCAGGCGAAATACGGGCGCGAGCAGGCCGGCGCCATGATGGAGCATACACTGGCCGCCATCGCGGAAGGGCTGGTGGCGGATGGCGTCAGCCGGTTGCTGGTGGCAGGGGGAGAAACTTCCGGAGCGGTGATTTCGGCGCTCAAAATACAAGGACTTTCCATCGGTGTCGAGATCGCCCCCGGAGTGCCATGGACGACGACGCTTTCCGATCGGCCCTTGCAGGTGGCGCTCAAAAGCGGCAATTTCGGCGGCCCGGATTTTTTTGAACGCGCCTTGGATATTATCGCATGA
- a CDS encoding RidA family protein, giving the protein MSQSPMTNPTDVVQASSATSRRKSVTVERLAHKFPVPNACRIGNLVVSGAIHGVDPETQVMPEDLTSQCAHVFANMKTIVEAAGGSTDDIIKMTVYLRDRNNREPLNEEWVRMFPDPETRPARHSQPLLVEGPSLVQCDFMAVIGRAG; this is encoded by the coding sequence ATGTCTCAATCGCCAATGACCAATCCGACCGATGTGGTGCAGGCAAGCTCCGCCACAAGCCGCCGCAAGAGCGTCACCGTCGAACGCTTAGCCCACAAGTTCCCGGTCCCCAACGCGTGTCGAATCGGGAACCTGGTCGTCTCGGGTGCGATCCACGGCGTAGATCCCGAAACGCAAGTCATGCCGGAGGACCTCACATCCCAGTGCGCCCATGTGTTCGCAAATATGAAGACGATCGTCGAGGCCGCCGGCGGCAGCACCGATGACATCATCAAGATGACGGTCTATCTGCGCGACCGCAACAATCGAGAGCCGCTCAATGAGGAATGGGTGCGCATGTTCCCGGACCCCGAAACCCGACCGGCTCGACACTCGCAGCCCTTGTTGGTGGAAGGACCTTCGCTGGTTCAATGCGATTTCATGGCAGTGATTGGACGAGCAGGCTGA
- a CDS encoding MFS transporter — MTVLDQASAARAGASEAVENIAYKKVFWRIMPLLMFCYVVAYLDRVNVGFAKLQMSSELGLSEAAYGAGAGIFFIGYFLFEVPSNLLMNRVGARIWIARVMITWGIISAAFAFTSSERMFYILRFLLGLAEAGFFPGIILYLASWYPSHRRAKIIATFMSAIPVSAIFGNPLSGWIMDSLHTFNGMSGWQWMFMIEAIPAVLLGFVVLCYLDNRIEDAKWLDQKEKDVLFANMEAENRIKTASPSSLGATLRDGRVWLMSLIYFCFVLGQYGLNFWMPTLVKASGVVGNFNVGLVSAIPYICTFITMLVLGRSSDHFRERRWHLVVPAMIASIGFIAATAASSTGVAIAALSLAAAGAITCAPLFWSLPTAFLAGTGAAAGIAWINSVGNLAGFLGPFIIGYLKDATGSNSIGMYFLAAALIVGCIATLSVPAKTVNR, encoded by the coding sequence ATGACGGTGCTGGATCAGGCATCGGCCGCCCGTGCGGGCGCGTCCGAAGCGGTGGAAAATATCGCTTACAAGAAAGTTTTCTGGAGAATTATGCCCTTGCTGATGTTCTGCTACGTGGTCGCTTATCTCGACCGCGTCAATGTCGGCTTCGCCAAATTGCAGATGTCCAGCGAGCTGGGTCTTTCGGAAGCGGCCTATGGTGCCGGTGCCGGCATTTTCTTCATTGGCTACTTCCTTTTCGAAGTGCCCAGCAATCTGCTGATGAACAGGGTCGGCGCGCGGATATGGATCGCCCGCGTCATGATCACCTGGGGTATCATTTCCGCCGCCTTCGCATTCACGTCCTCGGAAAGAATGTTCTACATTCTGCGTTTCCTGCTTGGTCTTGCGGAAGCCGGCTTTTTTCCGGGGATCATTCTTTATCTGGCATCCTGGTATCCGTCCCATCGGCGCGCCAAGATCATTGCGACGTTCATGTCTGCCATCCCAGTTTCCGCCATTTTCGGAAACCCGCTTTCGGGCTGGATCATGGACAGCCTTCACACCTTCAACGGCATGTCCGGATGGCAATGGATGTTCATGATTGAGGCCATCCCCGCTGTGCTGCTCGGCTTTGTCGTCCTTTGCTATCTCGACAACCGTATTGAAGATGCGAAATGGCTGGATCAAAAGGAGAAAGATGTTCTGTTCGCCAACATGGAGGCTGAGAACCGGATCAAGACAGCGAGTCCCAGCAGCCTCGGTGCGACCTTGCGCGACGGTCGGGTATGGCTGATGAGCCTCATCTATTTCTGCTTCGTGCTCGGTCAATACGGCCTGAACTTTTGGATGCCGACGCTCGTCAAGGCTTCCGGGGTTGTCGGCAATTTCAACGTCGGCCTGGTCTCGGCAATCCCCTACATCTGCACATTCATCACTATGCTTGTTCTCGGACGCTCGTCCGATCACTTCCGCGAACGCCGTTGGCATCTCGTCGTCCCTGCCATGATCGCCAGCATCGGCTTCATCGCCGCAACCGCCGCATCGAGTACCGGGGTCGCCATCGCGGCGCTCTCGCTGGCTGCTGCCGGCGCGATCACCTGCGCACCGCTATTCTGGTCCCTGCCGACTGCCTTTCTGGCCGGCACGGGTGCCGCAGCCGGCATCGCGTGGATCAATTCGGTCGGCAATCTTGCGGGCTTCCTGGGACCGTTCATAATCGGTTATCTCAAGGACGCCACAGGCAGTAACTCCATTGGTATGTATTTTCTGGCGGCGGCATTGATCGTCGGTTGCATCGCAACACTTTCCGTGCCGGCAAAGACGGTAAACCGCTGA
- the otnI gene encoding 2-oxo-tetronate isomerase, which produces MPTFAANLTMMFNEWSFLDRFDAAAEAGFSAVEYLFPYDFKPEDIQERLVRNGLTQALFNMPPGDWAAGARGLASLPDRFGDVDEGVIRALVYAEATGVKKIHLMAGLADRSDPQAQASYRRAVEHAAHRLAEKGIDLLLEPINGRNMPGYFLNDFHAAAQMIDEFGLTNVKLQFDIYHCQIIHGDVTTRLRKLMPISGHVQIASVPSRQEPDGEELNYPFLFSELDRLGYTGYVGCEYHPRGRTTDGLGWFEPYKRG; this is translated from the coding sequence ATGCCAACCTTCGCCGCCAATCTGACGATGATGTTCAACGAATGGTCGTTCCTTGACCGTTTCGACGCTGCCGCCGAGGCCGGGTTTTCGGCTGTCGAATACCTGTTTCCCTATGACTTCAAGCCCGAGGACATCCAGGAACGGCTTGTCCGCAACGGCTTAACCCAGGCACTTTTCAACATGCCTCCGGGTGATTGGGCCGCCGGCGCGCGAGGGCTGGCATCGCTGCCGGACCGCTTCGGCGATGTGGACGAGGGCGTGATCCGCGCGCTCGTCTATGCCGAAGCCACTGGCGTCAAGAAGATTCACCTGATGGCCGGCCTCGCCGACCGCAGCGATCCACAAGCGCAGGCCAGCTATCGTCGTGCGGTGGAGCATGCCGCTCATCGACTGGCCGAAAAAGGCATCGATCTTCTGCTGGAACCCATCAATGGGCGCAATATGCCCGGCTATTTCCTCAATGATTTCCATGCGGCTGCGCAGATGATCGATGAATTCGGCCTCACCAATGTGAAGCTGCAGTTTGACATCTACCATTGCCAGATCATTCATGGCGACGTGACGACACGCCTGCGCAAGCTGATGCCAATCAGCGGGCACGTGCAGATCGCCAGTGTGCCGTCGCGTCAGGAGCCGGACGGCGAAGAGCTTAACTATCCATTCCTGTTTTCCGAGCTCGATCGGCTCGGCTACACGGGCTATGTCGGCTGCGAGTATCATCCCCGCGGTCGAACGACGGACGGTTTGGGCTGGTTTGAACCTTATAAGCGGGGATGA
- a CDS encoding NAD(P)(+) transhydrogenase (Re/Si-specific) subunit beta: MTIGIVSAAYVAAAVLFILSLGGLSGQESAKRAVWYGIVGMALAVVATIFGPMIDKTVGNWFIIALMIAGGAVLGHYVASRVQMTEMPQLVAALHSFVGLAAVFIGFNAHLEAAHVASLDDASRAALTGFAGILAHKDMVELSIMKVEVFLGIFIGAVTFTGSVVAFGKLAGKLDGKARKLPGGHVLNASAAILSLILLLMYFNGAGVWTLVLMTALAFFIGYHLIMGIGGADMPVVVSMLNSYSGWAAAAIGFTLGNDLLIVTGALVGSSGAILSYIMCKAMNRSFVSVILGGFGASTGAQMEIIGEQIAISAEGVAAALDEADSIVIVPGYGMAVAQAQQSVSELTRKLRAAGKTVRFAIHPVAGRLPGHMNVLLAEAKVPYDIVLEMDEINDDFPNTDVVIVIGSNDIVNPAAQEDPNSPISGMPVLEVWKAKQVFVSKRGQGTGYSGIENPLFFKENTRMFYGDAKKSVSELLPMIG; encoded by the coding sequence ATGACCATCGGTATTGTATCGGCCGCCTATGTTGCGGCAGCGGTTCTCTTCATCCTCTCGCTCGGCGGCCTGTCCGGCCAGGAAAGCGCCAAGCGCGCCGTCTGGTACGGCATTGTCGGCATGGCCCTTGCCGTAGTTGCCACGATCTTCGGCCCCATGATCGACAAGACCGTCGGCAATTGGTTCATCATCGCGCTGATGATCGCAGGCGGCGCGGTGCTCGGCCATTATGTGGCGAGCCGGGTGCAGATGACGGAAATGCCGCAGCTCGTTGCGGCGCTGCATTCCTTCGTCGGCCTTGCCGCGGTGTTCATCGGCTTCAATGCCCATCTCGAAGCGGCCCATGTCGCTTCTCTCGACGATGCTTCCCGCGCAGCGCTCACCGGATTTGCCGGCATATTGGCCCACAAGGACATGGTGGAACTGTCGATCATGAAGGTCGAGGTCTTCCTTGGCATCTTCATCGGCGCCGTCACCTTCACCGGCTCGGTCGTCGCCTTCGGCAAGCTTGCCGGCAAATTGGACGGCAAGGCCAGGAAGCTGCCGGGCGGGCACGTTCTCAACGCGAGCGCCGCGATCCTGTCGCTGATCCTGCTGTTGATGTACTTCAATGGCGCCGGGGTCTGGACGCTCGTCCTGATGACGGCACTTGCCTTCTTCATCGGCTATCACCTGATCATGGGCATTGGCGGCGCCGACATGCCGGTCGTCGTCTCGATGCTGAACAGCTATTCCGGCTGGGCGGCCGCGGCGATCGGCTTCACGCTCGGCAACGATCTCCTGATCGTCACCGGCGCCCTAGTCGGCTCCTCGGGTGCGATCCTCTCCTACATCATGTGCAAGGCGATGAACCGCTCCTTCGTCTCGGTGATCCTCGGCGGCTTCGGCGCGAGCACCGGCGCGCAGATGGAGATCATCGGCGAGCAGATCGCCATTAGTGCCGAGGGCGTCGCGGCCGCCTTGGACGAGGCCGACAGCATCGTGATCGTGCCGGGCTACGGCATGGCGGTGGCCCAGGCGCAGCAGTCGGTCTCGGAACTGACCCGCAAGCTGCGTGCTGCCGGCAAGACCGTCCGCTTCGCCATCCATCCGGTGGCCGGCCGTCTGCCCGGCCACATGAACGTGCTGCTTGCCGAAGCGAAGGTTCCCTATGACATCGTGCTGGAAATGGACGAGATCAACGACGACTTCCCCAATACCGACGTCGTCATCGTCATCGGCTCGAACGACATCGTCAACCCGGCGGCGCAGGAAGATCCGAACTCGCCGATATCCGGCATGCCGGTGCTCGAAGTCTGGAAGGCCAAGCAGGTCTTCGTCTCCAAGCGCGGTCAGGGCACCGGTTATTCCGGCATCGAGAACCCGCTGTTCTTCAAGGAGAACACCCGCATGTTCTACGGCGATGCCAAGAAGTCGGTCAGCGAGCTCTTGCCGATGATCGGCTAG
- the ltnD gene encoding L-threonate dehydrogenase, with amino-acid sequence MTTLQENAETPQVAAVIGLGAMGMGMALSLRKAGFDVIGIDISADAVSRFVQAGGRSASSIAEAAKEADIVVSVVVNAAQTESVLFGAGGIAGVMRPGSVFISSATMDPAVAGKLAAQLEARAVHYLDAPISGGAARAASGELTVMASGTKAAFSAARRALDAMAAKVYELGETAGAGAAFKMINQLLAGVHIAAACEAISLAAKLGLDLDKVYEVITASAGNSWMFENRIPHVLAGDYTPLSAIDIFVKDLGIIQDMARSERYPVPLSAAALQMYLAASGAGMGRDDDSSLARLYAQLSGASLPEKTR; translated from the coding sequence ATGACAACCCTTCAGGAAAACGCGGAAACGCCCCAGGTGGCGGCCGTCATTGGTCTTGGCGCCATGGGCATGGGCATGGCTCTCTCGCTCAGGAAGGCCGGCTTCGATGTGATCGGCATCGATATTTCCGCGGATGCTGTTTCCCGCTTCGTGCAGGCAGGAGGCCGCTCCGCTTCCAGCATCGCGGAAGCCGCGAAAGAGGCCGACATCGTTGTTTCGGTGGTCGTCAACGCGGCGCAGACGGAAAGCGTCCTGTTCGGTGCGGGCGGCATTGCCGGTGTCATGCGTCCCGGTTCCGTATTTATCTCGTCCGCAACCATGGATCCTGCCGTGGCCGGCAAGCTTGCCGCGCAGCTCGAGGCAAGGGCCGTTCACTATCTCGACGCCCCCATTTCGGGTGGAGCGGCGCGCGCCGCCAGCGGCGAGCTGACGGTTATGGCCTCGGGGACAAAGGCTGCCTTCAGCGCCGCGCGCCGCGCGCTCGATGCCATGGCCGCTAAGGTCTATGAGCTCGGTGAAACCGCTGGCGCTGGCGCTGCCTTCAAGATGATCAACCAGTTGCTCGCCGGCGTTCACATCGCCGCCGCCTGTGAGGCGATCTCGCTCGCCGCGAAACTGGGGCTAGACCTCGACAAGGTCTACGAAGTGATTACCGCATCCGCCGGCAATTCGTGGATGTTCGAAAACCGCATCCCCCATGTGCTCGCCGGCGACTACACGCCCCTCAGCGCCATCGATATTTTCGTGAAGGATCTCGGCATCATCCAGGACATGGCGCGGTCCGAACGCTATCCGGTGCCGCTCAGTGCCGCGGCGTTGCAAATGTACCTTGCGGCTTCCGGCGCCGGCATGGGACGCGACGACGATTCGTCGCTCGCACGCCTTTATGCGCAACTGTCCGGCGCCTCGCTTCCGGAAAAGACGAGGTGA
- the otnC gene encoding 3-oxo-tetronate 4-phosphate decarboxylase, with protein MSETKIRDQIAGYAKSLFDRGLTAGSTGNISVRIDDGWLMTPTGSSMGTIDPSRIAKLDEAGRHVSGDAPTKEAFLHRVMYDKRPRARAVVHLHSTHSVAVSCLCGIDHDDVLPPLTAYYVMRVGRLPLVPYYPPGDEALAKAVAERISDSHAVLLANHGPVVAGVDLSEAVYSAEELEETAKLFLLLRGEKTRPLSCDETTELQRRFPAKC; from the coding sequence ATGAGCGAAACAAAAATTCGCGACCAGATCGCCGGTTATGCAAAATCGCTTTTCGATCGCGGCCTGACCGCTGGATCGACCGGAAACATCAGCGTCCGCATTGACGATGGATGGCTGATGACCCCAACCGGATCGTCCATGGGAACGATTGATCCATCGCGCATCGCCAAGTTGGATGAGGCGGGGCGGCACGTTTCGGGCGACGCACCCACCAAGGAAGCGTTTCTCCATCGCGTCATGTACGACAAGCGGCCACGTGCGAGAGCTGTCGTCCATCTGCATTCGACCCATTCTGTCGCGGTTAGCTGTCTCTGCGGGATTGACCATGACGATGTGCTTCCGCCGCTTACGGCCTATTACGTCATGCGCGTCGGACGTCTGCCTCTCGTCCCGTATTATCCGCCCGGCGACGAGGCCCTGGCCAAGGCGGTTGCGGAGCGGATTTCCGATAGCCATGCAGTGCTGCTCGCCAACCACGGCCCGGTTGTTGCCGGCGTCGATCTTTCCGAGGCGGTCTATTCCGCCGAGGAACTTGAGGAAACCGCCAAACTGTTCCTGCTGCTACGCGGCGAGAAAACCAGACCGTTGAGTTGTGACGAGACGACCGAACTGCAACGGCGCTTCCCCGCCAAGTGCTGA
- a CDS encoding Re/Si-specific NAD(P)(+) transhydrogenase subunit alpha, whose translation MKIGAVKERAAGEARVAMTPEAALQLQKLGYECVIETGAGKAAGFSDEAYRGVGVTVVDSAALLYETSDVIAKVRPPEAAEVDRLEPGKTLISFFYPAQNKELLDQASSSGANVIAMDMVPRISRAQKMDALSSMANIAGYRAVIEAGNNFGRFFTGQVTAAGKVPPAKVLVIGAGVAGLAAIGTATSLGAITYAFDVRPEVAEQIESMGAEFVFLDFGEEQQDGAATGGYAAPSSPEFREKQLAKFRELAPQIDIVITTALIPGRDAPKLWLADMVAAMKPGSVVIDLAAERGGNCDLTVPDERIVSDNGVIVIGYTDFPSRMAAQASTLYATNIRHMLTDLTPGKDGVIVHNMDDDVIRGATVTKDGAITYPPPPPKVQAIAAAKPKEKVKEPTPEEKRARELAAFKAQTRNQGILLVIGTALLLLVGAYAPSSFMSHFVVFVLACFVGFQVIWNVSHSLHTPLMAVTNAVSGIVILGALLQIGSGNGLVVTLAALSVLIATINIVGGFLVTRRMLAMFQKS comes from the coding sequence ATGAAGATCGGAGCAGTTAAGGAAAGAGCCGCAGGAGAAGCGCGCGTTGCGATGACGCCAGAGGCCGCTCTTCAGCTCCAGAAACTGGGTTACGAGTGCGTGATCGAAACCGGTGCTGGAAAAGCGGCCGGATTTTCGGACGAGGCCTATCGTGGCGTGGGTGTCACGGTGGTCGACAGCGCGGCTTTGCTCTACGAGACATCCGACGTCATTGCCAAGGTCCGGCCCCCTGAAGCCGCAGAGGTTGATCGGCTGGAGCCTGGCAAGACGCTGATCTCCTTCTTCTACCCGGCGCAGAACAAGGAGCTTCTCGATCAGGCCAGCTCCAGCGGAGCGAATGTCATCGCCATGGACATGGTGCCGCGCATCAGCCGAGCCCAGAAGATGGATGCCCTGTCGTCGATGGCCAATATTGCCGGCTATCGCGCGGTGATCGAGGCCGGCAACAATTTTGGCCGCTTCTTCACCGGTCAGGTGACGGCCGCCGGCAAGGTGCCGCCGGCCAAGGTCTTGGTGATCGGCGCGGGTGTCGCAGGGCTTGCGGCGATCGGCACGGCAACCTCGCTCGGCGCCATCACCTATGCCTTCGACGTGCGCCCTGAGGTGGCCGAGCAGATCGAATCCATGGGGGCGGAATTCGTCTTCCTCGACTTCGGCGAAGAACAGCAGGATGGCGCCGCGACCGGCGGTTATGCCGCGCCGTCCTCGCCGGAGTTCCGCGAGAAGCAGCTTGCCAAGTTCCGGGAACTGGCGCCTCAGATCGACATCGTCATCACCACCGCCCTGATCCCCGGCCGCGATGCGCCGAAGCTGTGGCTTGCCGATATGGTGGCAGCGATGAAGCCGGGCTCGGTCGTGATCGACTTGGCCGCCGAACGTGGCGGCAATTGCGACCTGACGGTCCCCGACGAGCGCATCGTCTCCGACAATGGCGTGATCGTCATCGGCTATACGGATTTCCCGAGCCGCATGGCGGCGCAGGCCTCGACGCTTTATGCCACCAATATCCGCCACATGCTGACGGATCTGACGCCGGGCAAAGACGGGGTGATCGTCCACAACATGGACGATGACGTCATCCGCGGTGCGACCGTCACCAAGGATGGCGCAATCACCTATCCGCCGCCACCGCCGAAGGTGCAGGCGATCGCCGCCGCCAAGCCGAAGGAAAAGGTGAAGGAGCCGACGCCGGAGGAAAAGCGGGCCCGGGAACTGGCCGCCTTCAAGGCGCAGACCAGGAACCAAGGCATCCTGCTCGTCATCGGCACCGCACTTCTGCTGCTGGTCGGCGCCTATGCGCCGTCGAGCTTCATGAGCCATTTTGTCGTCTTCGTGCTCGCCTGTTTCGTCGGCTTCCAGGTGATCTGGAACGTCAGCCATTCGCTGCACACGCCGCTGATGGCGGTGACCAACGCCGTCTCCGGCATCGTCATCCTCGGCGCGCTGTTGCAGATCGGCTCGGGCAACGGGCTGGTGGTGACGCTGGCGGCGCTGTCAGTGCTGATCGCCACCATCAACATCGTCGGCGGCTTCCTCGTCACCCGGCGCATGCTCGCCATGTTCCAGAAGTCTTAA
- a CDS encoding MBL fold metallo-hydrolase, translated as MTENRQINLTRRSLLIASCMCIGCAVPGPLFAAAPIATSEAPGFYRLMVGDYEVMALSDGKLPLAAMKLLQGNSARIAEALKSDFLGEQVETSHNSFLVNTGDKLVLVDAGAGTLLGPHTGKLLGNLRSAGYRPEQVDEVYLTHMHTDHIGGLMSGEERAFPNAIIRADKRDADYWLSEEEMRAAPAEAKRFFQATMASLSPYMKAGKLKTFEGSTDLIPGIRAQPAYGHTPGHTMFEIESKGEKLLLWGDIVHVATVQFADPTVTIGYDVDRTQAEQEHWRVFDDAARSRCMIGGAHLPFPGLGHVRDNGDKTYAYVPLS; from the coding sequence ATGACTGAGAACAGACAGATCAATCTTACCCGCCGTTCCCTTCTTATCGCGTCATGCATGTGCATTGGGTGCGCCGTGCCCGGCCCCCTGTTTGCTGCCGCACCGATAGCCACGAGCGAAGCACCCGGCTTCTATCGCTTGATGGTTGGTGACTACGAGGTAATGGCGCTGTCCGACGGCAAGCTCCCTCTTGCAGCGATGAAATTGCTGCAAGGGAACTCGGCGCGGATAGCCGAAGCCTTGAAAAGCGACTTTCTCGGCGAGCAGGTCGAGACCTCCCACAATTCCTTTCTTGTGAATACCGGCGATAAACTGGTTTTGGTCGATGCAGGCGCGGGCACTCTATTGGGTCCGCATACCGGCAAATTGCTCGGCAATCTACGCTCTGCTGGCTATCGGCCAGAACAGGTGGATGAGGTCTATCTCACCCACATGCATACAGATCACATCGGCGGGCTGATGTCGGGTGAGGAACGCGCTTTCCCGAATGCGATTATCCGCGCCGATAAGCGCGACGCAGATTACTGGCTGAGCGAAGAAGAAATGCGCGCCGCTCCCGCCGAGGCGAAGCGCTTCTTCCAGGCCACCATGGCTTCGCTGTCCCCTTATATGAAAGCTGGCAAGCTGAAGACTTTCGAGGGCAGTACCGACCTGATTCCGGGGATTCGAGCGCAACCGGCCTATGGGCATACCCCCGGACACACGATGTTCGAGATAGAAAGTAAGGGGGAGAAGCTGCTCCTGTGGGGCGATATCGTCCATGTCGCCACAGTTCAGTTCGCCGATCCGACCGTCACGATCGGATATGATGTCGACCGGACCCAGGCCGAACAGGAGCACTGGCGCGTCTTCGACGACGCAGCGCGGAGCCGGTGCATGATCGGGGGCGCGCACCTCCCCTTTCCTGGGCTTGGCCATGTTCGCGATAACGGCGACAAGACTTACGCCTATGTGCCGTTGAGTTAG
- a CDS encoding LacI family DNA-binding transcriptional regulator: MDLKNTPITLAEVADAAGVGESTVSRVLRNHGSFSEKTRARVMAAVDKLGYVPNKIAGALASTGTPLVAIIVPSLSNIVFADVLSGVTRALETRQKQAVFAVTEYDPLREEALVAAVLAWRPEAVMLVGLEHTEGTRKLLRAAGCRVLELLDIDGEPLDIAVGFSHRSAGKATATHLIEKGYTRIAYVGHDMERDTRSAKRFAGFVDQLSQAGLALRDREIRNAPSSVSLGKAGLASVLSRSPDVEAVYFSNDDMALGGYFHCLSAGISVPDRLAIIGFNALDICRHTPQPIASILTRRVDIGRRAAELLLEDAPPQTVDVGFDLVPGGTA; the protein is encoded by the coding sequence ATGGATCTGAAAAACACGCCGATCACACTGGCCGAGGTTGCTGACGCGGCCGGCGTCGGCGAAAGCACGGTCTCGCGTGTGCTGCGCAATCATGGGTCCTTTTCCGAGAAAACGCGCGCCCGCGTCATGGCGGCGGTCGACAAACTTGGCTACGTCCCCAACAAGATCGCTGGAGCCTTGGCATCGACCGGCACACCCCTGGTGGCGATCATCGTGCCCTCTCTCTCGAATATCGTCTTCGCCGACGTCTTGAGCGGCGTTACCCGGGCGCTTGAGACGCGGCAGAAGCAGGCCGTGTTCGCCGTTACCGAATATGATCCGCTACGGGAAGAGGCGCTTGTCGCGGCCGTTCTGGCGTGGCGACCGGAAGCGGTCATGCTTGTCGGCCTGGAGCATACCGAGGGAACGCGAAAGCTGCTTCGCGCCGCGGGCTGCCGTGTTCTGGAGCTGCTGGATATCGATGGAGAACCGCTAGATATCGCTGTCGGATTCTCGCATCGATCGGCCGGCAAGGCGACTGCCACCCATCTCATTGAAAAAGGCTATACACGCATCGCTTATGTCGGACACGACATGGAACGCGACACCCGCAGCGCAAAACGCTTCGCAGGGTTTGTCGATCAACTCAGCCAGGCAGGGCTCGCGCTGAGAGATCGGGAAATCCGCAATGCTCCTTCCTCGGTCAGCCTGGGAAAAGCGGGATTGGCGAGTGTTTTAAGCCGATCCCCAGACGTTGAGGCCGTATATTTCTCCAATGACGACATGGCGCTTGGGGGCTACTTCCATTGCCTGTCCGCGGGAATCTCCGTGCCCGACCGGCTCGCGATCATCGGCTTCAACGCTCTCGATATCTGCCGCCACACCCCGCAGCCCATCGCCAGCATTCTCACGCGGCGTGTGGATATAGGAAGGCGGGCCGCGGAACTCCTTCTGGAGGATGCTCCTCCCCAAACGGTCGATGTCGGATTCGATCTCGTGCCGGGCGGGACGGCCTGA